In a genomic window of Quercus lobata isolate SW786 chromosome 4, ValleyOak3.0 Primary Assembly, whole genome shotgun sequence:
- the LOC115985643 gene encoding uncharacterized protein LOC115985643 → MAVPLLLFRADLRRFIKSTGTLLLAFLLGSAVNYVAISEALCVSPSVLAAGLAADNVICAFAYLAPSGEAMALILMQVFFAVIGANGSIWNVIITTPSIFIFSLVQIVVHLAVILGFGKFFRFYFWHQMQMLVALQRHVEWPQQKGGVLYMVVPGILAGIFGIAIAIFLGIVFGVKVLKYM, encoded by the exons ATGGCCGTTCCATTGTTGTTGTTTAGAGCAGACTTGCGTCGTTTTATAAAGTCGACTGGGACACTTCTGTTGGCTTTCTTGCTAGGCTCAG CTGTCAACTACGTTGCCATATCTGAAGCCCTTTGTGTTTCTCCATCAGTTTTGGCTGCTGGTCTAGCTGCTGATAATGTCATCTGTGCA TTTGCTTATCTTGCACCATCTGGTGAGGCTATGGCTTTGATTCTAATGCAG GTATTTTTTGCTGTGATTGGTGCTAATGGAAGCATATGGAATGTCATAATCACAACACCCAGtatctttatattttctctAGTGCAAATAGTAGTCCATCTTGCCGTGATACTTGGGTTTGGAAAGTTCTTTCGCTTTTACTTTTGGCATCAAATGCAAATGTTGGTGGCCCTACAACGGCATGTGGAATGGCCACAGCAAAAGGGTGGAGTTCTATATATGGTTGTTCCTGGCATTCTTGCAGGAATTTTTGGAATTGCCATTGCGATTTTTCTCGGCATTGTATTTGGCGTCAAAGTGTTAAAATACATGTAA